In the Salvia miltiorrhiza cultivar Shanhuang (shh) chromosome 8, IMPLAD_Smil_shh, whole genome shotgun sequence genome, gaaactaatttgttatatatttaaattatataatctatgaaaatgttgttctttattattactattatgcttgtcttttaataaaataatgccttaaatatacggaatgtccaaaaaaaatttctcggtaaattcagccccctcccaaattaatACCTGGCTCCGCCACTAAGTAGAGGCATACAACTACATAACATGCTCTGCAAGATAATACAATCTGCCCTCACCTTCAACTTTGAccttatatttttgcataatAATGTTGATGGTTCTGATGAAAAGATTTACAAAATTATCATTCAATGAAACATTTCCAGATTCCATTAGAAAACATATAAAACAGACACCAAAACTTTCAAGAaagaaaatattcaaaaaatgCATATCTACACCAAAACTAGCTAAATTTGCATAAGCAAGACCAAAACATCTTCTTTTTGTTCAAAATGGGGCAGACCCTCTTACAGCTTCAGCCTCTgtttcttaacaaaaaaaatacagtaAACACACATTGCAACATATCTTTGGTGAAAATAAAATGAGCTAAAAAAAGTGAACAAATGCACATTTAGTAAATCAGTTACAAAGTTTATCACCAAAAATACTTTAGATTATATTTATCTTCAACATCTATTTTGGTACAGTCTAATTGATCAATTCAAAGAAATCATCAATCAgttctcatcatcatcaaactcctaTCATCATTTAGGACCTCCAAAACTTGAACCATAACACACAAAGACATCAAGAAatcctaaaaaaataaaaaatgacaaaagaaaTGAACAAACTCTAGCTTAACTCAATTTGCACATTGCCCAAAAATCATCCCAATTTGCAAGAATCCCTCAAAATgctcttccttttcttcttctccggccCTTCTTCAAGCTCCCAAAATTCCTCAACCACACGGGAAAATCACCCTTGGTGGAAACCAAACCCACCAAAACAGCACAGCAACAAAACCCCAAAATCCAATCTCTAGCCCCTCTCCTCCACCCTTCCACAGAAAGCCCAAAGAGCACAAACCCTAAACCCCCAAATAAAGCATCAGAATCCAATGCCAATTCTTTCCCAACAATCCACCACAGCCCCACCGCCCCGAGAATTACCAAAATGCCCACCAATCCCAATTTCATCTTCCTCCTCCTTCTCCAACCGTCGGATCCGCCCCTTCCGAATCCGCTCCAGAACCCGTTCCGGCCTCCATTTCCGGCTCCGAATTCTCTCAGAATTGAATCCACAGGCTCCGGAAGAATCCGGAGATGCGACGCGATGATGTAGGCCGATTCCAGCACCAGCTTGCCGGATTTCGCGATCCCGTATCTGTTTCTCCTGTTTACAGCGCACACGGTTGTGGTTTTCTGCGCCGCAAAAATGCGGTTGTGATGAAGCGGAGACGTCAAATTAGAGTGGTTGCAAGGAATTTTGACACTGCGATTTGATTGATGGAGAAAATAGGTATCGGAGAGGAGACGGAGAGGAGTCTGCATAGTTGCAGCGGCCATTCCTTGCCCGACCCGACCGTTGTTATATTTCCATAACCTTTTTTGAAATTTGAGGACTCAAATTTTGCGattctttttgctttttttgGCATGCAAGTATTTTATGTGGAGGGGTTTAGAAGTGGGCTATGGGCCACAGAATTTGGATATTGGGCCCAACTTCACATCAATATCCAATGACAATGAGATCTGGCTAATAAAAAcagtttaaaaaattatgattaaAGATGcgtttaattttatgaaaaatgagaaaatatatcttttttcactttttcctatcattttcacatgttcagtatgataaaaaaaaaatcaatcgaATAGGGTGAAATATTTTCTCGAGAGCttcttttcattcattttctctccaatattGGATAATATTCTTTTTGGTAGtgatgtgaaaatattttttatcatttgctCATCTCTTCATCTCTAGTAAAGATAtgataaaaaatgagaaaaggataatattttatttatttatttattattttccaataattttttttaaagtaaatgCACCCTATATCGATAGATTTTCAATCATTCGTCTAAATTGCTAAATGAGTTGCGACAAAAaagtttcttcttcttcttctccttcttctttcttgttttttttttgtttttttttcatttttcatttttaactaCTAGAATACGTAGCTGGTTTTCTAGGATGCTAATTCACTTTTAACCGGATCCTTTTTTATAACTATACTCTCCacataatatacataaatatatagagaactttttctttttttgaggaaaatatATAGAGAATTGATATAGTCCAcaatactattttttttctcttgtaCATTAGTTAGTATGACTACGATCATTTGCATAATTTCTCATTTGACCTTATTTATTCAAAATTCTTATTggactctctctctccattaaTAGATTTCAAGATGAAAATTCTCTCTAGCTAAACCAAAAACTTTCACGAGATTCAAGATTTTCCTCAGTTTCAGTAAATTCTACATATGTAATATGTTTATAAACTCGCATGCCATTTAACCAATTTCTAAAGAGACATTACATGTGATTATTTAGTTTTATCTAATAAaattcacacacatacacacagaGGCACCATGGCAAAATACAACTAGTGGCACTCGCACGCTTTATCTCAACCATATACATGAAGCAACCATTCACTCTTTTCCCCAAAAATTAGAAAGAGAAGGCTGCAATGAGTAGGCTTACCATCATGAAAATAATGTAAAGGCCAACAAGGCAGAACCCCCAGAATCTAGGAACTCGAAATCGGTTCCACGTTACGACCAACAAAGATCCCATCAAGCTCAGTAACAAGAACACAAATGCAACCACTATACTCGTGTGGAAATGAAGCTTATACGCTTTAGGGTAAACATTAGCAGTCTGTATCACTAAACCTGTTCCCAGCCCGAAAAGCATGTTGAACATAGGCCCGGCAAAGCACCCGGCCATAGCCATTGCCGGTTGTCCGGCTTTAGCAACAGCCACATCAGCTACAAGATCCCCAATCGAATTTCCCCATGCTAGAACAGTCAATCCGAGGAGTGCAGAGGGCAACTGCAGAAGCATGCCAAGTGCCGCGAGGCAGTTCAGCAGCTCACCAGCTACGGTGGATATCCAAAACACGCTCATGATGAATGCGACAACCACAGCAGAGATCTGTTCTTTTTTGGGCGCCTCTTTCTCCACTATGTAGTGAAGAGTAGCCAAAGAACTGCTTCCAAAGAATACAACTAACCAAAGAGGAAATTGGGTGTTTGAAAGAAGAAATTTAATGGGATGGTCTAAAGACATAAATGATTTGCAGGAGTATAGGAGGGCCAGTGGACAAAGAGCAACGTT is a window encoding:
- the LOC130998595 gene encoding uncharacterized protein LOC130998595, translated to MAAATMQTPLRLLSDTYFLHQSNRSVKIPCNHSNLTSPLHHNRIFAAQKTTTVCAVNRRNRYGIAKSGKLVLESAYIIASHLRILPEPVDSILREFGAGNGGRNGFWSGFGRGGSDGWRRRRKMKLGLVGILVILGAVGLWWIVGKELALDSDALFGGLGFVLFGLSVEGWRRGARDWILGFCCCAVLVGLVSTKGDFPVWLRNFGSLKKGRRRRKGRAF